In Mesorhizobium sp., one DNA window encodes the following:
- a CDS encoding tripartite tricarboxylate transporter TctB family protein gives MKATQDAALGVFFAAIGIAAGAIALTYPFGTPSRMGPGFFPVIISVLMTLTGMAVLLRAYRAGSPAVEPVTWRAVVIIPLMIAAFGLLVDGLGLPLAVLLLVVGTAAASVKFELSWKAAAGAAAFSAICALLFVKVLGLPIPLAGSWLPFSG, from the coding sequence ATGAAAGCCACCCAGGACGCCGCGCTCGGGGTCTTCTTCGCGGCGATCGGCATCGCGGCCGGCGCGATCGCGCTCACCTATCCGTTCGGCACGCCGAGCCGCATGGGGCCGGGCTTCTTCCCCGTGATCATTTCCGTGCTGATGACGCTGACGGGCATGGCCGTGCTGTTGCGTGCCTACCGCGCGGGCTCGCCCGCCGTCGAGCCGGTCACGTGGCGCGCGGTCGTCATCATACCGCTCATGATCGCAGCCTTCGGCTTGCTGGTCGACGGGCTGGGACTGCCGCTGGCGGTGTTGCTGCTCGTCGTCGGCACGGCGGCGGCCAGCGTCAAATTCGAACTCAGCTGGAAAGCCGCCGCCGGCGCCGCCGCGTTCTCGGCGATCTGCGCGCTTCTCTTCGTCAAGGTGCTGGGCCTGCCCATACCGCTCGCCGGCAGCTGGCTGCCGTTCTCAGGCTGA
- a CDS encoding tripartite tricarboxylate transporter permease translates to MDIFNGLMLGLSTATTLSNFTYCFFGVFLGTAVGVLPGLGPIATISMLLPFTFGLPVDTALIMLAGIFYGSQYGGSTTAILMNLPGEASSVVTTLDGHEMAKQGKAGRALAAAAIGSFFAGTVGTLFIAVAAPVLAGLALTFGPAEYFSLIVLGLVTSMVLTSGSLLTAFGMALLGMIFGMVGTDINSGFSRYTFGSANLLDGLDFVVIATGVFGLGDVLANLQNEHARAASVAPVSRLYPTREDWRRMTAPILRGTGIGVALGILPGAGVLLASFSAYAMEKKISRRPEDFGKGAIEGVAAPEAANNAAAQTCFIPMLTLGLPGTATMALMIGALVVQGVQPGPEMLTQQPALFWGLVVSMWIGNLLLLLLNLPLVGMWARLIAVPYRFLFPLICVFTAIGVYSINNNVFDVYLMALFGVLGFFFRKVGAEPAPLILALILGPMAEEYLRRTLLISHGDATVFFTSPVSLGILVITVLLLMSILSPHFRKVREEGLQEAD, encoded by the coding sequence ATGGACATCTTCAACGGGCTGATGCTGGGGCTTTCGACCGCCACCACGCTGTCGAACTTCACCTATTGCTTCTTCGGCGTGTTCCTCGGCACGGCCGTGGGCGTCTTGCCGGGGCTGGGTCCCATCGCGACGATCTCGATGCTGCTGCCGTTCACGTTCGGCCTGCCGGTCGACACGGCGCTGATCATGCTGGCCGGAATCTTCTACGGTTCGCAATATGGCGGCTCCACCACCGCGATCCTGATGAACCTGCCGGGCGAAGCCTCGTCGGTCGTCACCACGCTCGACGGCCACGAGATGGCCAAGCAGGGAAAGGCCGGACGGGCGCTGGCGGCCGCTGCCATCGGCAGCTTCTTCGCTGGCACGGTCGGCACTCTGTTCATCGCGGTCGCCGCGCCTGTTCTAGCGGGGCTGGCGCTGACCTTCGGCCCGGCCGAGTATTTCTCCCTCATCGTGCTCGGCCTCGTCACCTCCATGGTTCTCACCAGCGGGTCGCTGTTGACGGCGTTCGGCATGGCGCTGCTCGGCATGATCTTCGGCATGGTCGGCACGGATATCAATTCCGGCTTTTCGCGCTACACGTTCGGTTCGGCGAACCTGCTCGACGGGCTCGATTTCGTGGTCATCGCGACCGGCGTGTTCGGCCTGGGCGACGTGCTCGCCAACCTCCAGAACGAGCATGCCCGCGCCGCCAGCGTCGCGCCCGTGAGCCGGCTCTACCCGACCCGGGAGGACTGGCGGCGGATGACGGCGCCGATCCTGCGCGGCACCGGCATAGGGGTGGCGCTCGGCATCCTGCCCGGCGCCGGCGTCCTGCTTGCGTCGTTCTCGGCTTACGCGATGGAGAAGAAGATCTCCCGCCGGCCAGAGGATTTCGGCAAAGGCGCGATCGAAGGCGTGGCGGCGCCGGAGGCGGCCAACAACGCCGCGGCGCAGACCTGCTTCATCCCGATGCTGACGCTCGGCCTGCCCGGCACGGCGACGATGGCGCTGATGATCGGCGCGCTCGTCGTCCAGGGCGTCCAGCCCGGCCCGGAAATGCTGACGCAGCAGCCGGCGCTGTTCTGGGGGCTCGTCGTGTCGATGTGGATTGGCAACCTTCTGCTGCTGCTGCTCAACCTGCCGCTGGTCGGCATGTGGGCCAGGCTGATCGCAGTGCCCTACCGCTTTCTCTTCCCGCTGATCTGCGTGTTCACCGCCATCGGCGTCTACTCGATCAACAACAATGTCTTCGACGTCTACCTGATGGCGCTGTTCGGGGTGCTCGGCTTCTTCTTCCGCAAGGTCGGCGCGGAGCCTGCGCCGCTCATCCTGGCGCTGATCCTGGGACCGATGGCGGAGGAATACCTGCGCCGCACGCTGCTGATCTCTCACGGCGACGCGACGGTGTTCTTCACCAGCCCGGTCAGCCTGGGCATCCTCGTCATCACCGTGCTGCTGCTGATGTCGATCCTTTCGCCCCACTTCCGCAAGGTCCGGGAAGAGGGCCTGCAGGAAGCGGACTGA
- a CDS encoding nuclear transport factor 2 family protein — translation MSNDAAGRLQAFMDREELFDLVRRERFARDQRRFDVMRDCFHADAYVRTSWYDGRGGEAYVEATREFMGRVGNGKHWVFPAFARIARDRATVESPAMIFSRTRLDGVEVDFHVFCRFFSRAVRVGGVWKLMSFEVLFERDVMKPVNPAQSLPVDWSRLETFRPSYKFLACIQQSRGIVVNPDLLGDDRPEELAAFHEGEDRWLAGAD, via the coding sequence ATGTCGAACGATGCCGCCGGCCGCCTGCAGGCTTTCATGGACCGAGAGGAGTTGTTCGACCTCGTCCGGCGCGAGCGCTTCGCCCGCGACCAGCGGCGCTTCGACGTGATGCGCGACTGCTTCCACGCTGACGCCTATGTGCGGACGAGCTGGTACGACGGCCGCGGCGGCGAAGCCTATGTCGAGGCGACGCGCGAGTTCATGGGCAGGGTGGGCAACGGCAAGCACTGGGTCTTTCCGGCCTTTGCCCGGATCGCCCGCGACCGCGCCACGGTCGAGAGTCCGGCGATGATCTTCAGCCGCACGCGGCTCGACGGCGTGGAGGTCGATTTCCATGTCTTCTGCCGCTTCTTCTCGCGGGCCGTCCGCGTCGGCGGCGTCTGGAAGCTGATGAGCTTCGAGGTCCTGTTCGAGCGCGACGTCATGAAGCCGGTCAACCCGGCGCAGAGCCTGCCCGTCGACTGGTCGCGCCTCGAGACCTTTCGCCCGTCCTACAAGTTCCTGGCCTGCATCCAGCAGTCGCGCGGGATCGTCGTCAATCCGGACCTGCTCGGCGACGACCGGCCGGAGGAGTTGGCCGCCTTCCATGAAGGAGAGGACCGCTGGCTGGCCGGAGCCGACTGA
- a CDS encoding tripartite tricarboxylate transporter substrate binding protein: MINRRELILLGGSAAVLASAGFARAADWPTKQVTVISAYPPGGTSDIITRLVADLLTAKYGQQFVVENVAGAAGALAGGKLARSAPDGYTIMVSGSAPIAANKVVQKSLAYDPQVDFTPITVVAESCALLTASATAPAKTLQELIAYAKANPGKVNIGNPGAGTKGHICAAMIGMQAGVEINHIPYKGSPPLLADLLGGHIDFALDAPSNYLPHIKDGKIIGVAVTTADRVSEMPEVKTVAEQGLDGFEQTLWFGAVGPKDMPADIVDKIHTAIKEWTDTPAAKEKLKSLGLTAVVNTPDEMRGSIEREIAGIRPLVDAGLVQPS, translated from the coding sequence ATGATCAACAGACGTGAACTTATTCTGCTCGGAGGCTCGGCGGCGGTTCTGGCTTCGGCCGGCTTCGCCCGCGCCGCCGACTGGCCGACCAAGCAGGTCACGGTCATCTCCGCCTATCCGCCCGGCGGCACCAGCGACATCATCACCCGCCTCGTGGCCGATCTGCTGACCGCCAAATACGGGCAGCAGTTCGTGGTCGAGAACGTGGCCGGCGCGGCCGGTGCGCTCGCCGGCGGCAAGCTCGCCCGCTCCGCGCCCGACGGCTACACGATCATGGTCTCCGGCAGCGCCCCCATTGCCGCCAACAAGGTCGTGCAAAAAAGCCTCGCCTATGACCCGCAGGTCGACTTCACGCCGATCACCGTTGTCGCCGAGAGCTGCGCGCTGCTCACCGCGAGCGCGACCGCGCCGGCCAAGACGCTGCAGGAGCTGATCGCCTACGCCAAGGCGAACCCCGGCAAGGTCAACATCGGCAACCCGGGCGCCGGAACCAAGGGACACATCTGCGCCGCGATGATCGGCATGCAGGCCGGCGTCGAGATCAATCACATTCCCTACAAGGGCTCGCCGCCGCTTCTGGCGGACCTGTTGGGCGGACACATCGACTTCGCGCTCGACGCGCCCTCGAACTATCTGCCGCACATCAAGGACGGAAAGATCATAGGCGTCGCCGTCACGACGGCCGATAGGGTTAGCGAGATGCCCGAGGTCAAGACCGTCGCCGAGCAGGGTCTCGACGGCTTCGAGCAGACCTTGTGGTTCGGCGCGGTCGGGCCGAAGGACATGCCGGCAGACATCGTCGACAAGATCCACACGGCAATCAAGGAGTGGACGGACACGCCCGCCGCGAAGGAAAAGCTGAAGTCGCTGGGTCTCACCGCCGTGGTCAATACGCCGGACGAGATGCGTGGTTCGATCGAGCGCGAGATCGCCGGCATCCGCCCGCTCGTCGACGCCGGGCTGGTCCAGCCGAGCTGA
- a CDS encoding (2Fe-2S)-binding protein, producing MSEYFTLTVNGHVHEIDAAGTTPLLDVLRNHLGLKGSRYGCGLEQCGACMVLVDGETVYSCSREAVTLEGRSILTVEGLGGPDTLHPLQQAFLDEQAGQCGYCLSGMLMAAKALLDRNPSPTRADIVEALDPNLCRCGSHPRILRAVARAAAVMRGEAGDGH from the coding sequence ATGAGCGAATATTTCACCCTGACCGTCAACGGCCACGTCCACGAGATCGATGCGGCCGGCACGACCCCGTTGCTCGACGTGTTGCGCAACCATCTGGGGCTGAAGGGCTCCCGCTACGGCTGCGGGCTCGAGCAGTGCGGCGCGTGCATGGTGCTTGTCGATGGCGAAACGGTCTATTCGTGCAGTCGCGAGGCCGTCACCCTGGAGGGGCGATCTATCCTCACGGTCGAGGGGCTGGGCGGTCCAGACACGCTTCATCCTCTGCAGCAGGCCTTCCTCGACGAACAGGCCGGCCAGTGCGGCTACTGCCTGTCGGGCATGCTGATGGCGGCCAAGGCGCTGCTCGACCGCAATCCGTCGCCCACGCGCGCGGACATCGTCGAGGCGCTCGACCCCAACCTCTGCCGCTGCGGCTCGCATCCGCGCATCCTGCGCGCCGTGGCGCGCGCCGCGGCGGTAATGCGCGGCGAGGCCGGCGATGGGCATTAG
- a CDS encoding molybdopterin cofactor-binding domain-containing protein, giving the protein MGISQSLRDNPRLDRWLCFEPDRTVRVATGKVEFGQGILTALAQIAAEELDVRIDQVRILSGDSVEGPGEGYTASSWSVEHSGSAIRAVSAEVRAIALARAALRLNAAPEELSVREGEFIRDGAATGLDYWHVAPDIDLSVEANGTVAPKPVTEHRIVGRAIPRLDLAAKLTGSGFIQDIDMPGTLHARTLRQPGRGATLLRLDEDAIRRAAGDGVQIVRRANFVAFAGDDETAVRRAAAVAATAAVWDKPRRLRPEQASPAWIAAQPSHDRGIGDPMPESDGGRVSMRFSRPFLSHGSIAPSCALALWKDEVLSIWSHAQGMHPLRTNIAATLGLPIDSVVCRHVQGAGCYGHNGADDAALDAALVALELPGRPIRLCWSREEEFGYEPLSSAMTVEVHAGLGPDGRPGGWTTEIWSAAHGQRPGVGSAYLLGAEALETPPPERKPFDIPEERGGGATRNAIPLYDIAAKGIDFHLVHDVPVRTSSLRGLGATLNVFAIEGLMDELSARASEDPLAYRLSLLTDPRARAVLEKVGDMARWSERAPGGTGRGLGLGLARYKNSSAYAAVAAAVEVEDAVRVTDVWCAVDAGLVINPDGLVNQVEGNIVQAISWTLIEEVRFGEDGVASLDWQTYPVIRFRDIPDIRVALVDASEHDPLGVGECAGGPAAAAIGNAVAHALGTRITDMPLTRERIIEALMRGG; this is encoded by the coding sequence ATGGGCATTAGCCAGAGCCTGCGGGACAATCCCCGCCTCGACCGCTGGCTGTGCTTCGAGCCCGACCGGACCGTGCGCGTGGCCACCGGCAAGGTGGAGTTCGGCCAGGGCATCCTGACCGCGCTTGCACAGATCGCCGCCGAGGAACTCGACGTGCGGATCGACCAGGTGCGTATCCTGTCGGGAGACAGCGTCGAGGGACCGGGCGAAGGCTACACCGCGTCGAGCTGGTCGGTGGAGCATTCGGGCAGTGCCATCCGCGCCGTCTCGGCCGAGGTCAGGGCGATTGCCCTGGCGCGGGCGGCACTTCGGCTCAACGCCGCGCCGGAGGAGCTTTCGGTTCGCGAGGGAGAGTTCATCAGGGACGGCGCCGCCACCGGGCTGGATTACTGGCACGTCGCCCCGGACATCGATCTATCCGTCGAAGCGAACGGCACCGTGGCGCCGAAACCGGTTACGGAGCACCGGATCGTCGGCCGCGCCATTCCGCGGCTCGACCTGGCGGCAAAGCTCACCGGCTCCGGCTTCATTCAGGATATCGACATGCCGGGCACGCTGCACGCGCGCACGCTGCGCCAGCCGGGGCGGGGCGCGACCCTGCTGCGGCTCGACGAAGACGCGATCCGGCGGGCGGCCGGCGACGGCGTGCAGATCGTGCGGCGGGCGAATTTCGTCGCCTTCGCGGGCGACGACGAAACGGCCGTGCGCAGGGCCGCGGCGGTCGCGGCGACGGCTGCCGTATGGGACAAGCCGCGGCGGCTTCGCCCCGAACAGGCGAGCCCGGCGTGGATCGCCGCCCAGCCCTCGCACGACCGTGGTATCGGCGATCCGATGCCCGAGAGCGATGGCGGCCGCGTGTCCATGCGCTTTTCGCGGCCGTTCCTGTCGCACGGGTCGATCGCGCCCTCCTGCGCGCTGGCGCTGTGGAAGGACGAGGTGCTGTCCATCTGGTCGCATGCGCAGGGGATGCACCCGCTGCGCACCAATATCGCCGCGACGCTCGGATTGCCCATCGACAGCGTCGTCTGCCGCCACGTGCAAGGCGCCGGCTGCTACGGCCATAACGGCGCGGACGACGCCGCCCTCGACGCCGCGCTGGTGGCGCTGGAACTGCCAGGCCGGCCGATTCGCCTCTGCTGGAGCCGCGAGGAGGAGTTCGGCTACGAACCCCTCTCCTCGGCCATGACGGTCGAGGTCCATGCCGGACTGGGACCGGATGGACGCCCCGGTGGATGGACGACCGAGATCTGGAGCGCGGCGCATGGCCAGCGGCCGGGCGTCGGCAGCGCTTATCTGCTGGGAGCCGAGGCGCTGGAAACACCGCCGCCGGAGCGGAAGCCCTTCGATATTCCCGAGGAGCGCGGCGGTGGCGCGACGCGCAATGCAATCCCACTCTACGACATCGCGGCCAAGGGCATCGACTTTCATCTCGTCCACGACGTGCCCGTCCGCACCTCGTCGCTGCGCGGCCTGGGTGCGACGCTGAACGTCTTCGCCATCGAAGGCCTCATGGACGAGCTCTCAGCACGCGCCAGCGAGGATCCCCTCGCCTATCGTCTCTCTCTGTTGACCGATCCCCGCGCCCGCGCGGTGCTGGAGAAAGTCGGCGACATGGCACGATGGTCGGAGCGCGCTCCCGGCGGGACCGGACGCGGCCTGGGGCTCGGCCTCGCGCGCTACAAGAACTCGTCGGCCTATGCGGCGGTGGCCGCTGCCGTCGAGGTGGAGGATGCGGTGCGCGTCACCGACGTCTGGTGCGCGGTCGATGCGGGCCTCGTCATCAACCCCGACGGTCTCGTGAACCAGGTCGAGGGAAACATCGTCCAGGCGATCAGCTGGACCCTGATCGAAGAAGTGCGTTTCGGCGAGGACGGCGTGGCGAGCCTCGACTGGCAGACCTATCCGGTGATCCGCTTCCGCGACATTCCCGACATCCGCGTCGCGCTGGTCGACGCGTCCGAACACGATCCGCTCGGCGTGGGTGAATGCGCGGGAGGGCCGGCGGCGGCAGCGATCGGCAATGCGGTGGCGCATGCGCTGGGCACCCGGATCACGGACATGCCGTTGACGCGCGAACGCATCATCGAAGCACTGATGCGCGGCGGCTGA
- a CDS encoding glutathione S-transferase family protein — translation MTNAAPISDGQTADVPVLFYSPGACSLASHIALEETGRPYQAVETLLSKNQHQTPEYLAINPRGRVPALAVDGRVITENTAILTWIATAFPDVELLPEDLIERMRCIAQMAWFSNTPHIFQRAKFRPHRFVEREDVYDDVRAKAASSYWECMQEIDALIGDNRWMMGDAYSVVDPYALVFYGWGTSNGLPMRDLASFTRHKEQMMERPAVRMVIEREKNPHFWPGHLG, via the coding sequence ATGACCAATGCGGCTCCGATCTCCGACGGGCAAACCGCCGATGTTCCCGTACTCTTCTACAGCCCCGGCGCCTGTTCGCTCGCCTCGCACATCGCGCTGGAGGAGACAGGCCGTCCCTATCAAGCCGTCGAAACGCTGCTGTCGAAGAACCAGCATCAGACACCGGAATACCTGGCGATCAATCCGCGCGGCCGCGTGCCGGCGCTCGCGGTGGATGGCAGGGTGATCACCGAGAACACCGCCATCCTGACCTGGATCGCGACGGCTTTCCCCGACGTGGAATTGCTCCCGGAAGACCTTATCGAACGGATGCGCTGCATTGCGCAGATGGCGTGGTTCTCGAACACGCCGCACATCTTCCAGCGGGCGAAGTTCCGGCCCCACCGCTTCGTCGAGCGCGAGGACGTGTATGACGACGTCCGCGCCAAGGCGGCGTCCAGCTACTGGGAGTGCATGCAGGAGATTGACGCGCTGATCGGGGACAATCGATGGATGATGGGCGACGCCTACAGTGTCGTCGACCCTTATGCGCTGGTGTTCTACGGCTGGGGAACCAGCAACGGCCTGCCGATGCGCGACCTCGCCAGCTTCACGCGGCATAAGGAGCAGATGATGGAGCGCCCCGCGGTGCGCATGGTCATCGAACGGGAGAAGAACCCGCATTTTTGGCCAGGGCACCTTGGCTAG
- a CDS encoding IclR family transcriptional regulator: MNATPQGGSIQAVEFALEILEYVARCQTSVGVSEMARAFGTTKSRIHRHLQTLVSAGYLVRNLDTERYSISARLMALGQAVSESFELATAAREIARELRDLTGHAVAISQPEQDGNRILLIVPSRSNIEIHVKPGSLLAFNSSAQGKISLAFGDSLLLPRVLSEPMEMRTPFTITDPERLRLEVEAARRQRWAVGPNESMIGLNALAAPIFDALGNYVGAIALTDSVQYIPETPTTDQVRHLQAAAAKISANLGYRAGK, translated from the coding sequence ATGAACGCGACGCCGCAGGGTGGATCGATTCAAGCGGTCGAATTCGCGCTCGAGATCCTGGAATACGTGGCCCGCTGCCAGACCTCCGTCGGCGTGTCCGAGATGGCGCGCGCCTTCGGCACGACCAAGAGCCGCATCCACCGCCATCTGCAGACGTTGGTGTCGGCCGGATACCTGGTCCGCAACCTGGACACGGAGCGCTATTCGATCAGCGCGCGGCTCATGGCGCTCGGGCAGGCCGTCAGCGAAAGCTTCGAACTGGCGACCGCTGCGCGCGAAATCGCCCGGGAATTGCGCGACCTCACAGGCCACGCCGTCGCCATCAGCCAGCCGGAGCAGGACGGGAACCGTATTCTCCTGATCGTCCCCAGCCGGTCGAACATCGAAATCCACGTCAAGCCAGGCTCGTTGCTCGCCTTCAATTCGAGCGCCCAGGGCAAGATTTCGCTTGCCTTCGGCGATTCGCTGCTCCTGCCGCGCGTCCTGTCCGAGCCGATGGAAATGCGCACGCCCTTCACCATTACCGATCCCGAGCGGCTGCGGCTCGAGGTCGAGGCGGCGCGCAGACAAAGGTGGGCCGTCGGTCCAAACGAGTCGATGATCGGACTCAACGCCCTGGCCGCTCCCATCTTCGACGCGCTCGGCAACTATGTCGGGGCGATCGCGCTGACCGATTCGGTGCAGTACATCCCCGAGACGCCGACGACCGATCAGGTGCGTCACCTTCAGGCCGCCGCCGCCAAGATCTCGGCCAATCTGGGCTACAGGGCCGGAAAGTGA
- a CDS encoding TRAP transporter substrate-binding protein, which translates to MLTRRQVLASTGAMAATLAMPHVSRAAPIKMRLAHAANEIHPGHIAAVEFKKAVEALVPGAIDITIFPNRQLGEDKQNLESAMAGTNELCGCSGVLFPLVTGRQALDAYQLPFLIKDYDHFSKVAMSDVGQKVLDDLAPAGLVGLQTTDIGQRHFLCATKVVKTVPDFAGLKTRILGVPLHKAIWEGVGVSPVGMPYGEVYGALETKVIDAVEINVSSMLGENLWEVGKNFTLTGHYPWHNVIAMNKAVFDGLPAELQKAVREAGRMSVGPTLEYTKKQDLEGREQLKAKGVEIYDLENLAEMQAKVAPIVETWSAKDPLIAEFVAAARGMA; encoded by the coding sequence ATGCTGACCCGTAGACAGGTCCTCGCGTCGACAGGCGCGATGGCCGCAACGCTTGCCATGCCGCATGTTTCGCGCGCCGCACCGATCAAGATGCGCCTCGCCCACGCGGCCAATGAGATCCATCCCGGCCACATCGCCGCGGTCGAGTTCAAGAAGGCGGTCGAAGCCCTCGTTCCCGGCGCGATCGACATCACCATCTTCCCGAACCGTCAGCTCGGCGAGGACAAGCAGAACCTTGAATCGGCGATGGCCGGGACCAACGAATTGTGCGGCTGCTCCGGCGTTCTGTTCCCGCTCGTCACCGGCCGCCAGGCGCTCGATGCCTACCAGCTTCCCTTCCTGATCAAGGACTACGACCATTTCTCCAAAGTCGCGATGAGCGACGTCGGCCAGAAGGTCCTGGACGATCTGGCGCCGGCCGGCCTCGTCGGCCTACAAACCACTGACATCGGACAGCGTCACTTTCTGTGCGCGACCAAGGTGGTCAAGACGGTGCCCGATTTCGCCGGTCTCAAAACGCGCATTCTGGGCGTGCCGCTGCACAAGGCGATCTGGGAAGGCGTCGGCGTCTCGCCGGTGGGCATGCCCTATGGCGAGGTCTACGGCGCGCTGGAGACCAAGGTCATCGACGCGGTCGAGATCAACGTCTCCTCGATGCTGGGAGAGAACCTGTGGGAGGTCGGCAAGAACTTCACGCTGACCGGCCACTATCCGTGGCACAACGTCATCGCCATGAACAAGGCGGTGTTCGACGGCCTGCCCGCCGAGCTCCAGAAGGCGGTGCGCGAGGCCGGCCGCATGTCGGTCGGGCCGACGCTGGAATATACCAAGAAGCAGGATCTCGAGGGCCGCGAGCAGCTCAAGGCCAAGGGTGTCGAGATCTACGACCTCGAGAACCTCGCCGAGATGCAGGCCAAGGTCGCGCCGATCGTCGAGACCTGGAGCGCCAAGGATCCGCTGATTGCCGAGTTCGTCGCCGCCGCGCGCGGCATGGCGTAA
- a CDS encoding TRAP transporter small permease — protein sequence MHHPQASGGRPRGPIGWYVRALRFLAGFSMLTIVAIMTAQVFARYILGWSLIWAEEICRYILIWQTFLFIGLAYTKGELVAVDVVPLMLSPQWRLALKALVSAPVLAFLWLMMVNGYDYSTRFSHQIVPGVDYIFTSLIGRGVGLSIFWVYVSVAVGCLLLGLHILAALVQDWRALPGAPAKPAPTEAEG from the coding sequence ATGCACCATCCACAAGCCTCAGGCGGGCGCCCGCGCGGCCCCATCGGTTGGTATGTGCGGGCCCTGCGGTTCCTCGCCGGCTTCTCGATGCTGACGATCGTGGCGATCATGACCGCGCAGGTCTTTGCCCGCTACATCCTCGGCTGGTCGCTGATCTGGGCCGAGGAAATCTGCCGTTACATCCTGATCTGGCAGACGTTCCTGTTCATCGGTCTCGCCTACACCAAGGGCGAATTGGTCGCCGTCGACGTCGTGCCCCTGATGTTGTCGCCGCAATGGCGGCTCGCGCTGAAGGCACTGGTTTCGGCCCCGGTCCTCGCCTTCCTCTGGTTGATGATGGTGAACGGATACGATTACTCGACCCGCTTCTCCCATCAGATCGTCCCGGGCGTGGATTATATCTTCACCTCGCTGATCGGCCGCGGCGTCGGTCTGTCGATCTTCTGGGTCTACGTCTCGGTGGCGGTCGGCTGCCTGCTGCTCGGGCTCCACATCCTCGCCGCGCTGGTTCAGGACTGGCGTGCCCTTCCCGGCGCACCGGCCAAGCCGGCGCCGACCGAGGCGGAGGGCTGA
- a CDS encoding TRAP transporter large permease, producing MGAFFGSFVLLLATGVPIALALGVGGMIYLFLSGNGAVILALPQRMMAGVDQFILLTIPLFLLAGMLMNVGGITDRIVTFARAMVGHRRGGMSSVTVISSGFFAGISGSATAEASALGSILIPAMQKQGIPPAYAAALVGVSSIMGPIIPPSITMIIYGVLSGTSIGQLFLAGVGPGLLLAGGLLAYAGYRARRDGFPVTPKMGWGERRAATIRTLPALILPLIIVVGIKFGIFTPTEAAAVAVIYALIVGFAYRDLTLGRVWEAMIATTIVSSSILFITAMANIVAFVFTLEQVPTTIAQAVLTVSENPLVVLIMLNIVLLILGMFLEPISILILTMPILMQFVKLVGMDPVQFGTMVVLNVVIGMATPPVGILLFIVCAASGQSLTAVSREAMPLLGVCILVLFLVAAIPAVTLFLPHAMLP from the coding sequence ATGGGTGCCTTCTTCGGCTCGTTTGTTCTGCTGCTCGCCACCGGCGTGCCGATCGCGCTGGCGCTGGGCGTCGGCGGCATGATCTATCTGTTCCTGTCTGGCAATGGCGCGGTTATCCTCGCTCTGCCGCAGCGCATGATGGCCGGCGTCGACCAGTTCATCCTGCTCACCATCCCCCTCTTCCTGCTCGCCGGCATGCTGATGAACGTCGGCGGGATCACCGACCGTATCGTCACCTTCGCGCGCGCCATGGTCGGTCACCGCCGAGGCGGCATGTCCTCGGTAACCGTCATTTCCTCCGGCTTCTTCGCGGGCATTTCCGGCAGCGCGACGGCGGAAGCTTCCGCGCTCGGCTCGATCCTGATCCCGGCCATGCAGAAGCAGGGCATTCCGCCGGCATACGCGGCGGCGCTGGTCGGCGTCAGCTCGATCATGGGACCGATCATCCCGCCGTCGATCACCATGATCATCTACGGCGTGCTGTCCGGCACGTCGATCGGACAGCTCTTCCTCGCCGGCGTCGGGCCAGGACTGCTGCTCGCGGGAGGGCTGTTGGCCTATGCAGGCTATCGTGCGCGGCGCGACGGCTTTCCCGTCACGCCAAAGATGGGATGGGGCGAGCGGCGCGCTGCGACGATCCGGACCCTGCCGGCGCTGATCCTTCCGCTGATCATCGTGGTCGGCATTAAGTTCGGCATCTTCACGCCGACGGAAGCCGCCGCCGTCGCGGTCATCTACGCCCTCATTGTCGGCTTCGCCTATCGCGACCTGACGCTTGGGCGGGTGTGGGAGGCGATGATCGCGACGACGATCGTCAGTTCGTCGATCCTCTTCATCACCGCGATGGCCAATATCGTCGCCTTCGTCTTCACCCTCGAACAGGTTCCGACGACGATCGCCCAGGCGGTGCTGACGGTCAGCGAAAACCCGCTCGTCGTTCTGATCATGCTCAACATCGTCCTGTTGATCCTCGGCATGTTCCTCGAGCCGATTTCGATCCTGATCCTGACCATGCCGATCCTGATGCAGTTCGTGAAGCTGGTCGGCATGGATCCGGTGCAGTTCGGCACCATGGTCGTGCTGAACGTCGTCATCGGCATGGCGACCCCGCCGGTCGGCATATTGCTGTTCATCGTCTGCGCCGCGTCAGGCCAGTCGCTGACGGCTGTTTCACGCGAGGCCATGCCGCTGCTGGGGGTCTGTATCCTCGTTCTTTTCCTCGTGGCCGCGATACCGGCCGTCACCCTTTTCCTTCCCCACGCAATGTTGCCGTGA